The following are encoded together in the Capsulimonas corticalis genome:
- the glpK gene encoding glycerol kinase GlpK, whose protein sequence is MTEKYILALDQGTTSSRAIIFDHAGRALCQRSQEFRQIYPKPGWVEHNAEDIWSSQLNVGVQVLQDQGLTMSDIAAVGITNQRETTIVWDRRTGAPIHNAIVWQDRRTAGYCDELKRAGWEEKIRAKTGLVIDAYFSGSKVKWLLDNVPGAREKAERGELMFGTVDTFLVWRLSAGAAHVTDFSNASRTMLFNIHTLEWDDEILTEMGIPRSMLPEVRQSSEIYAEIQGRLRGANGTAPIAGIAGDQQAATFGQACFDVGQAKNTYGTGCFLLMNTGNKPVESKNNLLTTIGWGLNGKITYCLEGSVFVAGAAVQYLRDSLGIVGAAGETEALAASVASSGGVYFVPAFVGLGAPYWDQYARGAIMGLTRGSGRAEIVRATLEAVAYQSRDLLEAMTADSGVTLSELRVDGGMVANNFLMQFQSDLLGVAVERPRVAETTALGAAYLAGLAVGYWKNIDEIKSNWALDKRFDPAMDKAHRDKAYAGWKRAVERVRAWEEPDESFG, encoded by the coding sequence ATGACGGAGAAGTACATTCTCGCGCTGGATCAGGGGACGACCAGTTCGCGGGCCATCATATTCGACCATGCCGGGCGCGCGCTTTGTCAGCGCAGCCAGGAGTTCCGGCAGATCTATCCCAAACCCGGATGGGTGGAGCATAACGCCGAGGACATTTGGAGCAGCCAGCTCAATGTCGGCGTCCAGGTCCTTCAGGACCAGGGATTGACGATGAGCGACATCGCCGCCGTCGGCATCACGAACCAGCGTGAGACGACCATTGTGTGGGACCGGCGCACCGGCGCGCCGATCCACAACGCGATCGTCTGGCAGGACCGGCGCACGGCGGGCTATTGCGATGAGCTGAAGCGCGCGGGCTGGGAGGAGAAGATTCGGGCGAAGACCGGCCTGGTGATCGACGCCTACTTCAGCGGCTCCAAGGTCAAGTGGCTGCTGGACAACGTTCCTGGCGCGCGCGAAAAGGCCGAGCGCGGCGAGCTGATGTTCGGGACCGTGGATACGTTTCTCGTCTGGCGTCTGAGCGCCGGCGCGGCGCACGTCACGGATTTTTCCAACGCCAGCCGGACCATGCTTTTCAATATCCATACGCTGGAGTGGGACGACGAGATCCTCACGGAGATGGGCATCCCGCGATCGATGCTGCCAGAGGTGCGCCAGAGCAGCGAGATCTACGCCGAGATCCAGGGGCGTCTGCGCGGCGCTAACGGGACGGCGCCCATCGCCGGGATCGCCGGGGACCAGCAGGCGGCGACGTTCGGGCAGGCGTGCTTCGATGTCGGGCAGGCCAAAAACACCTACGGCACGGGCTGTTTTCTGCTAATGAACACGGGAAATAAGCCGGTCGAAAGCAAGAACAATCTGCTGACGACGATCGGGTGGGGCTTGAACGGCAAGATCACATACTGCCTGGAGGGATCGGTGTTCGTCGCCGGCGCCGCCGTGCAGTATCTGCGCGACAGCTTGGGAATTGTAGGCGCCGCCGGCGAAACGGAAGCGCTCGCCGCCTCGGTCGCGAGCAGCGGCGGCGTGTACTTTGTTCCCGCCTTCGTCGGTCTCGGCGCGCCTTACTGGGACCAGTATGCGCGCGGCGCGATCATGGGCTTGACGCGCGGCAGCGGCCGGGCGGAGATCGTGCGCGCCACCTTGGAGGCGGTCGCCTATCAGTCGCGCGATCTGCTGGAGGCGATGACCGCCGACAGCGGCGTCACCCTGAGTGAACTGCGCGTGGACGGCGGCATGGTCGCCAATAACTTCCTGATGCAGTTCCAGTCCGATCTGCTTGGCGTCGCCGTCGAACGCCCCAGAGTCGCCGAAACCACCGCTCTCGGCGCGGCGTATCTGGCGGGGCTCGCCGTTGGCTACTGGAAAAACATCGACGAAATCAAGTCCAACTGGGCGCTCGACAAACGGTTCGATCCCGCGATGGACAAAGCGCATCGCGACAAAGCCTACGCCGGCTGGAAGCGCGCGGTGGAGCGCGTCCGCGCCTGGGAAGAGCCGGATGAGAGTTTCGGGTGA